One window from the genome of Microcebus murinus isolate Inina chromosome X, M.murinus_Inina_mat1.0, whole genome shotgun sequence encodes:
- the USP11 gene encoding LOW QUALITY PROTEIN: ubiquitin carboxyl-terminal hydrolase 11 (The sequence of the model RefSeq protein was modified relative to this genomic sequence to represent the inferred CDS: deleted 1 base in 1 codon), which yields MAVASRLFGGLCFRFRDQNPEVAVGGRLPISSCVGCERRQTAMAAVAVNPAALAVAAENRQPQREMVPGLDSQRRQIENGESGRERPLRAGESWFLVEQHWYKQWEVYVQGGDQDSSTFPGCINNAELFEDQINWRLKEGLVEGEDYVLLPAAAWHYLVSWYGLEHGQPPIERKVIELPSIQKVEVYPVELLLVQHSDMDTPHTAQFSHADSLDLILRTAREQFQVDPKEDTRLWIKNSEGSLDRLCDTHVTVLDAALETGQLVIMETRNRDGTWPSAQLHATNNVSEEDEGFKGQPGICGLTNLGNTCFMNSALQCLSNVPQLTEYFLNNRYLEELNFRNPLGMKGEIAEAYADLVKQAWSGHHRSIVPHVFKTKVGHFASQFLGYQQHDSQELLSFLLDGLHEDLNRVKKKEYVELCDAAGRPDQEVAQEAWQNHKRRNDSVIVDTFHGLFKSTLVCPDCGNVSVTFDPFCYLSVPLPVSHKRVLEVFFIPMDPRRKPEQHRLVVPKKGKISDLCVALSKHTGISPERMMVADVFSHRFYKLYQLEEALSTILDRDDIFVYEVSGRIEAIEGSREDIVVPVYLRERTPARDYNNSYYGLMLFGHPLLVSVPRDRFSWEGLYNVLMYRLSRYVTKPSSDDEDDGDEKGDEEEEEDKDNIPGPSTGGSLRDPEPEQPGPSSGVTSRCPFLLDNCLGTSQWPPRRRRKQLFTLQTVNSNGTSDRTNSPEEVHAQPYIAIDWEPEMKKRYYDEAEAEGYVKHECVGYVLKKAPVRLQECIELFTTVETLEKENPWYCPSCKQHQLATKKLDLWMLPEILIIHLKRFSYTKFSREKLDTLVQFPIRDLDFSEFVIKPQNESAPELYKYDLIAVSNHYGGMRDGHYTTFACNKDSGQWHYFDDNSVSPVNENQIESKAAYVLFYQRQDVARRLLSQPGSSGPSTSPACGSPPSSEFMDVN from the exons ATGGCAGTAGCCTCGCGGCTGTTTGGGGGGCTCTGCTTCCGTTTCCGGGACCAGAATCCGGAAGTGGCAGTTGGGGGGCGTCTTCCTATCTCCAGCTGCGTTGGCTGTGAGAGGAGG CAGACGGCGATGGCTGCGGTCGCGGTGAATCCAGCCGCTCTTGCGGTTGCGGCTGAGAACAGACAGCCACAGCGCGAGATGGTGCCAGGCCTGGACAGCCAGCGGCGCCAGATCGAAAACGGCGAGAGTGGGCGAGAGCGTCCACTGCGGGCTGGCGAAAGCTG GTTCCTTGTGGAGCAGCACTGGTATAAACAGTGGGAGGTGTACGTGCAGGGTGGGGACCAGGATTCCAGCACTTTTCCTGGCTGTATCAACAATGCTGAGCTCTTTGAAG ATCAGATAAACTGGCGCCTCAAGGAGGGACTGGTGGAAGGCGAGGATTATGTGCTGCTCCCAGCAGCTGCTTGGCATTACCTGGTCAGCTGGTATGGTCTAGAACATGGCCAGCCACCCATTGAACGCAAG GTCATTGAGCTGCCCAGCATCCAGAAGGTTGAGGTGTACCCAGTAGAACTGCTGCTTGTTCAGCACAGTGATATGGACACACCTCACACTGCTCAATTCAGCCACGCAGATTCACTTG ACCTAATATTGCGCACAGCTCGGGAGCAGTTTCAGGTGGACCCCAAGGAAGACACACGGCTTTGGATCAAGAACTCAGAAGGCTCCTTGGATCGGTTGTGTGACACACACGTCACAGTGCTTGACGCCGCCCTCGAGACTGGGCAG TTGGTCATTATGGAGACCCGAAACAGAGACGGCACTTGGCCCAGTGCACAGCTGCATGCCAC GAACAACGTGTCAGAAGAGGATGAGGGCTTCAAGGGCCAGCCGGGCATCTGTGGCCTCACCAATCTGGGCAACACATGCTTCATGAACTCGGCTCTGCAG TGCCTCAGCAACGTGCCGCAGCTCACCGAGTATTTCCTCAACAACCGCTACCTAGAGGAGCTCAACTTCCGCAACCCACTGGGTATGAAGGGTGAGATCGCAGAGGCCTATGCGGACCTGGTGAAGCAGGCATGGTCTGGCCACCACCGCTCCATTGTGCCTCATGTGTTCAAG ACCAAGGTCGGCCATTTTGCGTCCCAGTTTCTGGGCTACCAGCAGCATGACTCACAGGAGCTACTGTCATTTCTCCTGGATGGGCTGCACGAGGACCTCAATCGGGTCAAGAAGAAGGAGTATGTGGAGCTGTGTGATGCTGCTGGGCGGCCAGATCAG GAGGTGGCTCAGGAGGCATGGCAAAACCACAAACGGCGGAATGATTCTGTGATTGTGGACACTTTCCATGGCCTCTTCAAGTCCACACTGGTATGTCCCGATTGTGGCAATGTGTCTGTGACCTTCGACCCCTTCTGCTACCTCAGCGTCCCACTACCTGTCAGCCACAAGAGGGTCTTGGAAGTGTTCTTTATTCCCATGGATCCCCGCCGCAAGCCAGAGCAG CACCGGCTCGTGGTCCCCAAGAAAGGCAAAATCTCGGATCTATGTGTGGCTCTGTCCAAACACACGGGGATCTCTCCAGAGAGG ATGATGGTAGCTGATGTCTTCAGTCACCGCTTCTATAAGCTCTACCAGCTGGAGGAGGCTCTGAGCACCATCTTGGACCGAGATGACATCTTTGT CTATGAAGTGTCAGGTCGGATTGAGGCCATCGAGGGCTCGAGAGAGGATATAGTGGTTCCTGTCTACCTGCGGGAGCGTACCCCTGCCCGCGACTACAACAACTCCTACTATGGCCTGATGCTTTTCGGGCACCCGCTCCTGGTGTCAGTTCCTCGAGACCGCTTCTCCTGGGAGGGCCTGTATAATGTCCTAATGTACCGGCTCTC ACGCTACGTGACCAAACCCAGCTCAGATGATGAGGACGATGGGGATGAGAAAg gagacgaggaggaggaggaggataaaGACAACATCCCTGGGCCCTCGACTGGGGGCAGCCTCcgagaccctgagccagagcaGCCTGGGCCCAGCTCTGGGGTCACTAGCAGGTGCCCATTCCTGTTGGACAACTGCCTTGGCACATCTCAGTGGCCACCAAGGCGACGGCGCAAGCAACTGTTCACCCTGCAGACGGTGAACTCCAATGGGACCAGCGACCGCACGAACTCCCCTGAAGAAGTCCATG CCCAGCCGTACATTGCCATCGACTGGGAGCCGGAGATGAAGAAGCGTTACTATGATGAGGCGGAGGCTGAG GGCTACGTGAAGCACGAATGCGTTGGGTACGTGCTGAAGAAGGCTCCGGTGCGGCTGCAGGAGTGCATTGAGCTCTTCACCACTGTGGAGACCCTGGAGAAGGAAAACCCCTG GTACTGCCCCTCCTGCAAGCAGCACCAGCTGGCCACCAAGAAGCTAGATCTGTGGATGCTGCCTGAGATTCTCATCATCCACCTGAAACGCTTTTCGTATACCAAGTTCTCCCGAGAGAAGCTGGACACCCTTGTGCAGTTTCCCATCCG GGACCTGGACTTCTCTGAGTTTGTCATCAAACCGCAGAATGAGTCGGCTCCAGAGCTGTACAAATATGACCTCATCGCGGTTTCCAACCACTATGGGGGCATGCGTGATGGACACT